A region from the Planctomycetaceae bacterium genome encodes:
- a CDS encoding PfkB family carbohydrate kinase, which produces MVKIKKIITLGLSPAWDKTIEIAGINWNEHKIVSEQKLSPAGKALNINKALAWLGEQSIAAGLWGDDDFVQMQEALKKLKNINIKFTGAPGRTRENITIVDTKNKRQLHLRSKSTLANAKSMKMLKRDLQKIIVKHSFCIFAGAMPNDAIELVELAKKKGANVVVDSSGDAMKKIVAKGGLFLIKPNVEELSELIGRPVVSLSNQKEEENIIAAAKKILPKVKFILVSRGDKGAMLISNEYILSAKYVGKKYDVCNTVACGDYLLAGFISCFCPRIDCAKRALEYGIKSATAKAFGLSKKLDWKKINSMLNVQCSMLDVKI; this is translated from the coding sequence GTGGTGAAAATAAAAAAGATTATTACTCTTGGTCTTAGCCCTGCGTGGGACAAGACTATCGAAATCGCCGGCATAAACTGGAACGAACACAAAATCGTCTCCGAACAGAAACTTTCCCCCGCCGGCAAAGCATTGAACATTAATAAAGCTCTCGCGTGGCTCGGAGAGCAGTCAATCGCCGCCGGATTATGGGGCGATGATGATTTCGTCCAAATGCAGGAGGCTTTAAAAAAACTCAAAAATATAAACATAAAATTTACAGGGGCCCCCGGCCGAACCCGCGAAAACATTACAATCGTTGACACAAAAAATAAACGTCAGCTTCACTTGCGCAGCAAAAGCACATTGGCAAATGCAAAATCAATGAAAATGCTCAAACGTGATTTGCAGAAAATTATCGTTAAGCATAGTTTTTGTATTTTCGCAGGCGCAATGCCGAACGATGCAATTGAATTGGTTGAACTGGCAAAAAAGAAAGGTGCGAACGTTGTCGTCGATTCATCCGGCGATGCGATGAAGAAGATTGTCGCAAAAGGCGGCTTGTTTTTAATTAAGCCCAACGTAGAGGAATTGAGTGAACTCATCGGCAGACCTGTGGTGAGCTTGTCGAACCAAAAAGAAGAAGAAAATATTATCGCCGCTGCAAAAAAAATATTGCCGAAAGTAAAATTCATCCTCGTTTCTCGCGGCGATAAAGGCGCAATGTTAATTTCCAATGAATATATTCTCTCCGCCAAATATGTTGGCAAAAAATATGATGTATGTAACACCGTCGCCTGCGGCGATTATTTACTTGCAGGTTTTATAAGTTGTTTTTGCCCAAGAATTGATTGCGCAAAACGCGCACTCGAATATGGAATAAAATCCGCAACCGCAAAAGCATTCGGCTTAAGCAAAAAACTCGATTGGAAAAAAATTAATTCAATGTTGAACGTTCAATGTTCGATGTTGGACGTTAAAATTTAA
- a CDS encoding bifunctional folylpolyglutamate synthase/dihydrofolate synthase produces MTVHTSTSKKAAEKSGKVQPVKSPKQFRTFKQALEYLFTRTDYEKQSRLRYNVTTFSLERMEKLLGLLANPQKKLACAHIAGTKGKGSTATMLARMLQANEYSVGLYTSPHVVNLHERIEIDGKRITDSELTGLINRVYAPVEKLAKTDAPTFFEILTAMAFMYFVDKKVDIAVIETGLGGRLDSTNVIEPAVVGITNISMDHMNLLGKTLDSIAKEKAGIIKKGIPVITVPQEPLAMKEIKKQANAVKAPLLVTGKDIDFSYRFESSREYGPHTRICLTTPTCKFEHLRVPLPGEHQAMNCGLAIAMLDSLKAGGYKIDDAKAIAGLKDIKMLGRMETVHNDPRILIDGAHNASSIRALVQAIGQHVPYDSMVVIFGCGQDKDVRGMLEQLQYGADKVIFTRSNSPKAVYPQELADMYTEICGKMCQTAFSLKEAIRVASSAIGKEDLICITGSFYLVGQARTMYMPGQD; encoded by the coding sequence ATGACTGTACACACAAGCACAAGTAAGAAGGCAGCGGAGAAATCTGGCAAAGTTCAGCCGGTGAAATCTCCTAAGCAGTTTCGCACATTTAAACAGGCATTAGAATACCTGTTTACCCGAACTGACTATGAGAAACAAAGCCGCCTTCGCTATAATGTAACGACTTTCAGCCTTGAAAGAATGGAAAAACTGCTGGGACTGCTGGCCAATCCGCAAAAGAAATTGGCCTGCGCACACATCGCCGGAACTAAGGGCAAGGGCTCGACGGCGACAATGCTGGCCAGAATGCTTCAGGCAAACGAATATTCAGTCGGCCTGTACACTTCGCCGCACGTTGTCAATCTGCATGAGCGAATCGAAATTGACGGCAAAAGAATTACAGATTCCGAATTGACCGGTCTGATTAACAGAGTATATGCTCCGGTTGAGAAGCTGGCAAAAACTGATGCGCCAACGTTCTTCGAGATTTTGACTGCGATGGCGTTTATGTACTTCGTCGATAAGAAAGTTGACATTGCGGTAATCGAAACTGGTCTTGGCGGAAGATTAGACAGCACAAACGTTATTGAGCCGGCTGTTGTCGGCATAACAAATATCAGTATGGATCATATGAATCTGCTGGGCAAAACGCTCGACAGTATCGCCAAAGAAAAAGCGGGCATTATTAAAAAAGGCATACCAGTTATAACTGTGCCGCAGGAACCGCTTGCGATGAAAGAGATAAAGAAACAGGCAAACGCTGTTAAGGCGCCGCTTCTTGTTACCGGCAAAGATATCGATTTTTCGTATCGATTCGAATCGTCGCGCGAGTACGGCCCGCACACACGAATTTGCCTGACAACTCCGACATGTAAATTTGAACATTTACGAGTTCCGCTGCCCGGCGAACATCAGGCGATGAATTGCGGTCTTGCGATCGCTATGCTCGACTCGCTCAAAGCCGGCGGCTATAAAATTGACGATGCGAAAGCAATTGCAGGTTTGAAAGACATAAAAATGCTGGGCCGAATGGAAACCGTCCACAACGACCCGCGTATTCTGATTGACGGCGCACATAACGCGTCGAGTATTCGCGCACTCGTTCAGGCAATCGGTCAGCACGTGCCGTATGATTCGATGGTCGTGATTTTCGGCTGCGGACAGGATAAAGATGTTCGCGGTATGCTCGAACAGCTTCAGTATGGCGCTGACAAAGTAATTTTCACACGCAGCAATTCGCCAAAGGCTGTTTACCCGCAGGAGCTTGCGGATATGTACACCGAGATTTGCGGCAAGATGTGCCAGACGGCGTTTAGTCTCAAAGAGGCGATACGAGTCGCATCAAGCGCAATCGGCAAAGAAGATTTGATTTGCATTACCGGAAGTTTCTATCTTGTCGGTCAGGCAAGAACGATGTATATGCCGGGACAGGATTAA
- a CDS encoding DUF4238 domain-containing protein, producing MPKEKPIQPEITKRNHYVPQWYQRRFIENGTQYWCLDKNLTNTESKPYHNLPKYFFQQKHLYTIDLFGQKSDIVEKKLFGDIDIRGSKSIDKIAIKEGWETIDGHQSWLDFMDFMNAQKLRTPKGLDWTKKYMVACGYNLESLNNNIVLHTMQTIRHLYCSMWTEAIWEIVSADDSKTKFIISDNPVTFYNHSIKPDSDKWRYPDEPSLEMIGTQTIYPLSLNYCLILTHRQLALNHQADPLQNRINARYYDDVNNKAIFNFLDIIHERSLIENDICIINYVLKQQAKSYIAGAKKEWLYPEKYINNSNWHEFYKIFLPPQNKVHISTGIFMGHIDGSIEGFDPYGKRITDSKKIDEMKNSINFIKKYTRKENFSDYLTKLLDQYNTPNIQEQNLLLVEGIVDIFKMKDNKFEDFKNNFNAENVRTFYLLIDDLWPAGVDTIKPISSEQEFSLFYLGELDYQIIFSKLLNLSLYFDKFYICNPFPHPCCTKESYNPILNSEHYIVSTYNFILTIITLLPWIDTGQLQILPNPFALDFSFREIAMANAKKKKQYNIQGDQEFFCRQMMLQLENILFITPDEILERTIKNLIPNIPQNIIFEIAQDTREKKKKNTLLVGKTIEKLGEQYLLYKTNEMVEIMFYMAKLTNAIPYTYLNFQKNELDSLNDLQNNSLQFKINTFNCDDGYLVRSFKDVGILEKVRLVLRKFKNEPFNQDTHKELEKAIFESQSDWETINVAMHKYKNAKYSISQENIEFNLGNYDLPIIHQHLKKTFDKNEISSVHTYLFSGTASDKTE from the coding sequence ATGCCAAAAGAAAAACCTATACAACCTGAAATTACAAAAAGAAATCATTATGTACCCCAATGGTATCAAAGAAGATTTATTGAAAATGGTACACAATATTGGTGTTTAGATAAAAATTTAACAAATACAGAAAGCAAGCCCTATCATAATTTACCTAAATATTTTTTTCAGCAAAAACATCTCTATACGATTGATTTATTTGGTCAAAAAAGTGATATTGTAGAGAAAAAGTTATTCGGTGATATTGATATTAGAGGTTCCAAATCTATAGATAAAATAGCAATAAAGGAAGGTTGGGAAACAATCGATGGGCATCAAAGTTGGCTAGATTTTATGGATTTTATGAATGCACAAAAACTCCGCACGCCAAAAGGTTTAGATTGGACAAAAAAATATATGGTGGCTTGTGGATATAATCTTGAATCTTTAAATAACAATATTGTACTACATACAATGCAGACAATACGGCATCTTTATTGTTCTATGTGGACGGAAGCGATTTGGGAGATCGTATCTGCAGATGATAGTAAGACAAAGTTTATAATTAGCGATAATCCAGTAACATTTTATAACCACAGCATTAAACCTGATTCAGATAAATGGAGGTATCCTGATGAGCCATCTTTGGAAATGATAGGAACACAAACAATTTATCCTTTATCGTTAAATTATTGCTTAATTCTAACCCATAGGCAATTAGCTCTCAATCATCAGGCTGATCCATTGCAAAACAGAATTAATGCTAGATACTATGATGATGTTAATAACAAAGCTATTTTTAATTTTTTAGATATAATTCATGAACGAAGCTTAATAGAAAATGATATTTGTATAATTAATTATGTCCTAAAACAACAAGCAAAAAGTTATATTGCAGGAGCAAAGAAAGAATGGCTTTATCCTGAAAAATATATAAACAATAGTAATTGGCATGAATTTTATAAAATTTTTTTACCACCCCAAAATAAGGTTCATATATCAACTGGTATTTTTATGGGGCACATAGATGGATCGATTGAAGGGTTTGATCCTTATGGCAAAAGAATAACAGACAGTAAAAAAATTGACGAAATGAAGAATAGTATTAACTTTATCAAAAAATATACAAGGAAAGAAAATTTCAGTGATTATCTTACTAAATTACTTGATCAATATAACACTCCTAACATACAAGAGCAAAATCTACTTTTAGTAGAAGGTATTGTTGATATCTTTAAAATGAAAGATAATAAGTTTGAAGATTTCAAAAATAATTTTAATGCTGAAAATGTAAGAACGTTTTATTTGCTGATTGATGATTTATGGCCAGCCGGAGTAGACACTATTAAGCCAATCTCAAGTGAGCAAGAATTCAGTTTATTCTATTTGGGAGAATTAGATTATCAAATTATTTTTTCAAAACTGCTAAATTTAAGTTTATATTTTGATAAATTTTATATATGTAATCCATTCCCACATCCTTGTTGCACGAAAGAATCATATAATCCTATACTGAATTCTGAACATTATATCGTCAGTACTTATAATTTTATCCTTACTATAATTACATTGTTACCTTGGATTGATACTGGTCAATTACAAATATTACCAAATCCTTTTGCATTAGATTTTAGTTTTCGAGAAATAGCAATGGCCAATGCTAAAAAGAAAAAACAATATAATATACAAGGAGACCAAGAATTTTTTTGCAGACAAATGATGTTACAACTTGAGAATATTTTGTTTATAACTCCTGACGAAATTTTAGAACGAACAATCAAAAATTTAATTCCAAATATACCGCAAAATATTATTTTTGAAATAGCACAAGACACTAGAGAGAAAAAAAAGAAAAATACATTGTTAGTTGGAAAAACAATTGAGAAACTTGGTGAGCAGTATCTATTATATAAAACAAATGAAATGGTAGAAATCATGTTTTACATGGCAAAATTGACAAACGCCATACCTTATACTTATCTAAATTTTCAGAAAAATGAATTAGATAGTTTAAATGATCTGCAAAATAATTCATTACAATTCAAAATTAATACGTTCAACTGCGATGATGGTTATCTTGTCAGGTCGTTTAAGGATGTGGGAATTTTAGAAAAGGTTCGTTTGGTTCTAAGGAAATTTAAAAACGAACCCTTTAATCAGGATACACATAAAGAATTGGAAAAAGCTATTTTTGAATCACAAAGTGATTGGGAAACTATTAACGTTGCTATGCATAAGTACAAAAATGCAAAATATTCTATATCGCAGGAAAACATTGAATTTAATTTAGGAAACTACGATTTACCAATAATTCACCAGCATCTTAAAAAAACTTTTGACAAAAATGAAATATCTTCAGTTCATACTTATCTTTTCAGTGGTACTGCATCAGATAAAACAGAATAA
- the dprA gene encoding DNA-processing protein DprA yields MKGHSEGVGKWLRIAHCQGVGPVIFGRLLEKFGRPEEILNASMAALSQVEGIGSKTAEKIFSSRNDFDVEKEIALADKFGACIIDITDARYPAALKRIYDPPPVLYVKGDFVPSDSLAVAIVGSRHCSNYGTEQASRFAHLLAAAGFTVVSGMARGIDSAAHSGALSAKGRTIAVQGCGLSNIFPPENKTLFEKICQSGACISELPMGYEPLAENFPPRNRIIAGLSLATIVVEAMPRSGALLTAKAALENNREVMAIPGRIDSPLSKGPHGLIKQGAKLVESVDDVIETLEFLQIDFQQHVKNTSAKAVEKVQKELFDTSKLNLTETERKILDSLDGEPVHIEEIISKTQFAAGKVSATLVSMRLKGLVKQFPGNYYAKR; encoded by the coding sequence TTGAAGGGACATTCGGAAGGGGTAGGCAAGTGGCTGCGGATTGCTCATTGTCAGGGTGTGGGGCCGGTGATTTTCGGGCGACTGCTCGAAAAGTTCGGCAGGCCGGAGGAAATTCTTAACGCATCAATGGCCGCTCTTTCGCAAGTCGAAGGAATCGGCAGCAAAACAGCAGAAAAAATATTCAGCTCACGAAACGACTTCGACGTCGAAAAAGAAATCGCACTGGCCGACAAATTCGGCGCGTGCATTATCGATATTACAGATGCCCGCTACCCGGCCGCGCTGAAAAGAATTTATGACCCGCCGCCGGTGCTTTACGTCAAAGGCGATTTTGTGCCGAGCGATTCGCTTGCGGTCGCGATTGTCGGCTCTCGGCATTGCAGCAATTACGGAACGGAACAGGCTTCGCGGTTCGCACATCTGCTTGCGGCCGCGGGGTTCACTGTCGTTTCCGGTATGGCACGCGGCATTGACTCGGCTGCGCACAGCGGAGCGTTGAGCGCAAAGGGCAGAACTATCGCGGTGCAGGGCTGCGGACTTTCTAATATTTTCCCGCCTGAAAATAAAACGCTATTCGAGAAAATTTGCCAAAGCGGCGCGTGCATTAGTGAACTGCCGATGGGATATGAACCGCTGGCGGAAAATTTTCCGCCTCGCAATAGAATTATCGCAGGGCTTTCGCTTGCGACGATTGTTGTCGAAGCTATGCCGCGCTCGGGTGCGCTTCTGACGGCCAAAGCTGCGCTGGAAAATAATCGCGAAGTTATGGCAATCCCCGGCAGAATCGATTCGCCTTTGTCAAAAGGGCCGCACGGCCTGATTAAGCAGGGCGCGAAATTAGTCGAGTCGGTCGATGATGTGATTGAGACGCTGGAGTTTCTGCAAATTGATTTTCAGCAACATGTCAAAAACACAAGCGCAAAAGCAGTTGAAAAAGTGCAAAAGGAATTGTTCGACACATCGAAATTAAATCTTACAGAAACAGAACGGAAAATTTTGGATTCGTTAGACGGCGAACCGGTTCATATCGAAGAAATAATAAGCAAGACCCAATTCGCAGCCGGCAAAGTCAGCGCGACATTAGTTTCTATGAGATTGAAAGGTTTGGTAAAACAGTTTCCGGGAAACTATTATGCGAAGAGATGA
- a CDS encoding HNH endonuclease yields the protein MPIPRKKIDYVLLKMQNHIIKIDPDIYRQIFNIRRDPPNKKYNSDIASVRIAADGWPVVICSKKPARHIPLARFVMNAKKGQIVDHINRNPLDNRRCNLRFVTKRQNNLNRKCDNGTGFFGVFIRHQGKNLFCAGKFLPKGRKEICFQLPDNPANRALVALARDKFVLQAGDEEYAPLNFPCFKNEPFRSILLNEDLRKYKTERYANAQLEFKFMKNFRRYIRV from the coding sequence ATGCCCATTCCACGCAAAAAAATCGATTATGTTCTGCTCAAGATGCAGAATCACATTATCAAAATCGACCCGGATATTTACCGCCAAATATTCAACATTCGCCGCGACCCGCCAAACAAAAAATACAATAGTGATATTGCATCCGTGCGTATTGCCGCTGATGGCTGGCCGGTCGTCATTTGCAGTAAAAAACCTGCGCGTCATATTCCGCTTGCGCGATTTGTGATGAACGCAAAAAAAGGCCAGATTGTTGACCACATAAACCGCAACCCTTTAGACAATCGCAGATGTAATTTGAGATTTGTTACAAAGAGACAAAACAATCTCAACAGAAAATGCGACAACGGCACTGGCTTTTTCGGCGTCTTTATCAGACATCAGGGCAAAAACCTTTTTTGTGCCGGAAAATTTTTACCTAAAGGCCGAAAGGAAATTTGCTTTCAATTGCCTGACAATCCTGCCAATAGAGCATTGGTTGCTTTGGCTCGTGACAAATTTGTTTTGCAGGCCGGCGATGAGGAATACGCCCCGCTGAATTTCCCCTGCTTTAAAAATGAACCGTTCAGGAGTATTTTATTGAACGAAGATTTGCGAAAATACAAAACCGAAAGATATGCAAACGCCCAATTGGAATTCAAATTTATGAAAAATTTTAGAAGATATATCCGTGTTTAG
- a CDS encoding acetyl-CoA carboxylase carboxyltransferase subunit alpha, whose translation MANSKNKKNGDYLAFENTIADIDSQMAELTRLASVKGIDYSAEIRKLQQQQVTEFKNIYSNLSAWQTVQVARHPKRPLLGDYLNLMVKDFRQLHGDRCFGDDPAMVCGLGRIGRENVMVIGQNKGRDVKEKIKCNFGCPNPEGYRKALAKMKFAEKYNIPVVTFIDTPGAYPGIGAEERGQAQAIAVNLMEMSRLRVPIICVVIGEGGSGGALGICVGDRMAILEYAYYSVISPEGCAAILWRDGTKAQEAAEALKLTSRELQRLGIADSIIAEPLGGAHRNTHDAVYNVEQYIIKTLRELKRMDVDSLLDARYNKLRAMGSTATKLEAEVEETTQKIKIATHKIADDGKIKTSHSKTIRV comes from the coding sequence ATGGCAAACTCAAAAAATAAGAAAAACGGCGATTATTTAGCGTTTGAAAATACGATAGCTGACATAGACAGCCAGATGGCCGAGCTTACAAGGCTCGCGTCCGTCAAGGGCATAGACTATTCAGCCGAGATTCGTAAACTTCAGCAGCAGCAGGTTACCGAGTTCAAAAATATATATTCGAATCTTTCCGCATGGCAGACGGTGCAGGTCGCCCGCCATCCAAAAAGACCGCTGCTTGGCGACTATCTTAATTTGATGGTCAAGGATTTCCGCCAGCTCCACGGCGACAGATGTTTCGGCGATGACCCCGCGATGGTCTGCGGCTTGGGACGCATCGGCAGAGAAAATGTTATGGTCATTGGCCAAAATAAAGGCCGTGATGTAAAAGAGAAAATCAAATGCAATTTCGGCTGTCCGAACCCGGAAGGCTATCGCAAAGCGCTTGCGAAAATGAAATTCGCGGAAAAATATAATATTCCCGTCGTTACATTCATCGACACACCCGGTGCATATCCCGGCATTGGCGCAGAAGAACGCGGCCAGGCACAAGCCATCGCAGTCAACCTGATGGAAATGTCCCGCCTGCGTGTTCCGATTATCTGCGTCGTTATCGGCGAAGGCGGCTCCGGCGGCGCGCTGGGTATCTGCGTCGGCGATAGAATGGCAATCCTCGAATACGCATATTATTCCGTTATTTCGCCGGAAGGCTGCGCTGCGATTCTCTGGCGTGACGGCACAAAAGCACAGGAAGCGGCCGAGGCGCTCAAACTCACAAGCAGAGAACTCCAGCGGCTGGGTATTGCGGATTCAATTATTGCCGAACCGCTCGGCGGCGCGCACAGAAACACCCACGACGCGGTTTATAATGTCGAGCAGTACATTATAAAGACATTGCGAGAGCTTAAGAGGATGGACGTCGATTCGCTTCTCGATGCAAGATATAATAAACTTCGCGCAATGGGCAGTACCGCTACAAAACTCGAAGCCGAAGTAGAAGAAACAACACAGAAAATCAAAATCGCAACCCACAAAATCGCCGATGACGGCAAAATTAAAACTTCCCATTCTAAAACCATCCGCGTATAA
- a CDS encoding prephenate dehydrogenase/arogenate dehydrogenase family protein gives MNIKDLRQVTVIGLGLLGSSITLAVKGGNFGIKAAGFSHRESTRKRARKLEVADIVYSDILESVADADVVILATPICTFEEIFKTIRPALKKGCIVTDVGSTKVLPHKWAKKTLPACVNYVGSHPIAGSEQRGVEFGRDDLFYGAACILTEDASTDKSAAAVLKKFWSLLGCRVYTMAAAKHDKILSNVSHLPHATAAALLNASDSEQLKHCGKGFIDTSRVASGPANVWSDIFITNAENIEKGIEKLIKELVKIKKAVKHKKKIEKLLEQARQKRAKLIEYKVSKKEIL, from the coding sequence ATGAATATAAAAGATTTACGACAAGTTACGGTAATAGGACTCGGGCTTTTGGGTTCCTCGATAACGCTGGCTGTAAAGGGCGGAAATTTTGGGATTAAAGCCGCCGGTTTCAGTCATAGGGAATCCACACGAAAAAGGGCCAGAAAACTCGAAGTAGCGGATATTGTATATAGCGATATCCTTGAAAGTGTTGCTGACGCCGATGTCGTAATTCTCGCCACGCCGATTTGTACCTTTGAGGAAATCTTCAAAACCATTAGGCCTGCTTTGAAAAAGGGCTGCATAGTTACTGATGTCGGGTCGACAAAAGTTTTGCCGCACAAATGGGCGAAGAAAACTTTGCCTGCTTGTGTAAATTATGTAGGTTCACATCCGATAGCAGGTTCCGAGCAGCGTGGTGTTGAGTTTGGACGCGATGACCTGTTTTACGGCGCGGCGTGCATTTTGACGGAAGACGCATCGACGGATAAATCTGCGGCCGCGGTATTGAAAAAATTCTGGTCGCTTCTGGGCTGTCGGGTTTATACAATGGCCGCGGCCAAACACGATAAGATTTTGAGTAATGTAAGTCATCTGCCGCACGCGACGGCGGCTGCTTTGCTGAACGCTTCGGATTCTGAGCAGCTCAAACATTGCGGCAAAGGTTTTATCGATACATCCAGAGTTGCATCCGGGCCGGCGAATGTCTGGTCGGATATTTTTATTACCAACGCGGAAAATATTGAAAAAGGTATCGAAAAATTAATTAAAGAACTTGTGAAAATAAAAAAAGCGGTTAAACATAAGAAAAAAATTGAAAAACTGCTCGAACAAGCCCGGCAAAAACGGGCTAAACTTATAGAATACAAAGTTTCAAAGAAAGAGATATTGTAG
- a CDS encoding nucleotide pyrophosphohydrolase produces the protein MIRFVFIDWSFIINDVKKITDMIKQFRDERDWMQFHDPKNMSISIVLEASELLEHFQWKTKEEAQQYVKEHKEEIQDEIADVAMYLFELADNLGIDLLDAMKNKMEKNIKKYPVEKAKGKHTKYNKL, from the coding sequence GTGATAAGATTTGTTTTCATAGATTGGAGTTTTATTATTAACGACGTTAAAAAAATCACGGATATGATAAAGCAGTTTCGCGACGAGCGCGACTGGATGCAGTTTCATGACCCCAAGAATATGAGCATCTCTATCGTTCTCGAAGCGTCCGAACTGCTCGAACATTTCCAATGGAAAACCAAAGAAGAAGCCCAACAATATGTCAAAGAACATAAAGAGGAAATTCAGGACGAAATCGCCGATGTCGCGATGTACCTTTTTGAACTGGCAGATAATCTGGGCATCGATTTGCTCGACGCGATGAAAAATAAAATGGAAAAAAATATAAAAAAATATCCGGTTGAAAAGGCAAAAGGAAAACATACGAAATATAATAAACTTTAA